A stretch of Paenibacillus sp. URB8-2 DNA encodes these proteins:
- a CDS encoding molybdopterin molybdotransferase MoeA: MTNREQSDNKFGRKAIQVDEAQARLMNYAGAMEAETVPLEQSLGRYLAESIAAPHPFPAFNRSGMDGYAVVASDTENSRDEGMVWLKVVDNIPCGAVPAGAIIPGTAARIMTGAQVPEGADAVVMLEVTETRELDGIPHVGVRKPIPSGRNITPLGYELKQGEQVLAAGHRIAAGDIAVLAAFGVHDVPVIRRPRVGVFATGSELLDVKEPLQPGKIRNSNSPMLEALVREAGGEPVMLGAIADELELARSKVQTALETYDLVITTGGVSVGDYDIMGDLVREEAGDMLFNKVAMRPGSVTTAAVRGGKLLLALSGNPGACFVGFQLFARPVIASMQGASESFLPEWTVVLGKDYPKVNNYFRFVRARLEVRGGSVYAYPAAIDESSVMVTIKDSDCLIIVPPEERGLSAGAKVRAIMLP; this comes from the coding sequence ATGACAAACCGCGAACAATCGGATAACAAATTTGGGCGCAAGGCGATCCAGGTCGATGAAGCACAGGCGAGACTCATGAATTACGCCGGGGCGATGGAAGCCGAGACCGTGCCGCTTGAGCAGTCGCTGGGGCGTTATCTGGCGGAATCGATCGCGGCGCCGCATCCGTTTCCCGCGTTCAACCGCTCGGGAATGGACGGGTATGCCGTGGTCGCCTCGGATACGGAGAACAGCCGGGATGAGGGGATGGTGTGGCTTAAAGTCGTCGACAACATTCCCTGCGGTGCGGTGCCTGCCGGGGCGATCATACCCGGGACGGCAGCGCGAATTATGACAGGCGCGCAGGTGCCCGAAGGGGCCGACGCCGTTGTTATGCTGGAAGTGACGGAAACCCGCGAGCTTGACGGCATTCCCCATGTCGGTGTCCGCAAGCCGATTCCAAGCGGACGCAATATTACACCGCTGGGATATGAGCTTAAACAGGGTGAGCAGGTGCTTGCCGCCGGCCATAGGATCGCGGCTGGGGATATCGCTGTGCTGGCCGCGTTCGGCGTGCACGACGTGCCGGTTATCCGCAGGCCCAGAGTCGGCGTCTTTGCCACGGGGAGCGAGCTGCTGGACGTGAAAGAGCCGCTTCAGCCCGGCAAGATCCGCAACAGCAACTCTCCAATGCTTGAAGCGCTTGTCAGGGAGGCGGGCGGCGAGCCGGTGATGCTGGGCGCCATCGCCGACGAGCTTGAGCTCGCCCGGAGCAAGGTGCAGACGGCTCTGGAAACTTATGACCTTGTCATCACGACAGGTGGAGTCTCGGTCGGCGATTATGATATTATGGGCGACTTGGTGCGCGAAGAAGCGGGCGATATGCTGTTCAATAAAGTCGCCATGCGCCCCGGCAGCGTCACGACGGCCGCGGTGCGCGGCGGTAAGCTGCTGCTTGCGCTCTCCGGCAATCCCGGCGCGTGCTTTGTCGGCTTCCAGCTGTTCGCCCGTCCGGTCATCGCTTCCATGCAAGGGGCGTCCGAGTCTTTCCTTCCGGAATGGACCGTTGTGCTGGGGAAGGACTATCCCAAGGTGAACAATTATTTCCGCTTTGTGCGGGCCCGTCTGGAGGTGCGGGGCGGAAGTGTCTATGCCTACCCTGCCGCAATAGACGAATCGTCCGTAATGGTCACCATTAAGGACAGCGATTGTCTGATCATCGTGCCGCCCGAAGAACGCGGATTGTCCGCCGGAGCGAAGGTCCGCGCGATCATGCTGCCATGA
- a CDS encoding DUF4178 domain-containing protein, with translation MSIWKRIGNLFAKDEPPRKEKSMLQLAPGDICEVSLVTYEVTGRVSNFGRNAALLTLRDGTALAYLHIEQREELRYALYKAIDGRLDSLAEIPATMELDDNVYYLEEEYEGHVSVAGQTPFMNAGDQHVWQYQSDDGRLLRIEWQNGRFMLYEGEKIIPGDVRVIRAS, from the coding sequence ATGAGCATTTGGAAGCGTATCGGCAATTTATTTGCCAAGGACGAACCGCCCCGGAAGGAAAAGAGCATGCTGCAGCTTGCGCCCGGCGACATCTGCGAGGTATCGCTTGTCACCTATGAGGTGACGGGACGCGTAAGCAACTTTGGACGGAATGCGGCGCTGCTGACTCTCCGTGACGGCACGGCACTCGCCTATTTGCATATAGAGCAGAGGGAAGAGCTGAGATATGCGCTGTACAAGGCGATCGACGGCCGGCTGGACAGCTTGGCGGAGATTCCTGCCACGATGGAGCTGGACGACAACGTGTACTATCTGGAAGAAGAATATGAAGGCCATGTATCCGTTGCCGGACAGACGCCATTTATGAATGCGGGCGACCAGCATGTCTGGCAGTATCAGTCGGATGACGGCCGTCTGCTGCGGATCGAATGGCAGAACGGACGTTTTATGCTGTATGAGGGCGAAAAAATCATTCCCGGCGATGTGAGAGTAATACGGGCCTCATAA
- a CDS encoding PspA/IM30 family protein, with translation MSIFKRLRDLTMSNINAIIDKAEDPIKMTDQYIRDMTEDLEDAEKAVAAQIAIEKKFKQLYEEQEALVNKRNQQAHTAAQAGNADLARRALEEKKTAEGKLTEYKTSYDQNKASADNLRSKLDEMRKQLSQMKSKRETLVARYNAAKAQTEINKAMSGFSSDSATAGLKRMEEKMLQAEAQAEASNEMSAGNKSLDDEFEKLNKDQGVEDELAALMKQYEKQ, from the coding sequence ATGTCGATTTTTAAAAGATTGCGTGATTTAACAATGTCCAATATCAATGCAATCATTGACAAAGCCGAGGACCCGATCAAGATGACCGACCAATATATCCGCGACATGACCGAGGATCTGGAGGATGCGGAGAAAGCGGTAGCCGCCCAGATCGCCATCGAGAAGAAATTCAAGCAGCTGTACGAGGAACAGGAAGCGCTGGTGAATAAGCGCAATCAGCAGGCTCACACCGCTGCGCAGGCCGGAAACGCCGATCTTGCCCGCCGTGCTCTGGAAGAGAAGAAGACCGCCGAAGGCAAGCTGACGGAATACAAAACCAGCTACGATCAGAACAAGGCTTCCGCGGACAATCTCCGCTCCAAGCTGGATGAAATGCGCAAGCAGCTGAGTCAAATGAAGAGCAAGCGCGAGACGCTGGTTGCCCGCTACAATGCGGCGAAGGCGCAGACCGAAATCAACAAAGCGATGAGCGGCTTCAGCTCCGATTCCGCCACCGCAGGACTGAAACGGATGGAAGAGAAGATGCTCCAGGCCGAAGCGCAGGCAGAAGCGAGCAACGAGATGAGCGCCGGCAACAAATCGCTGGACGATGAGTTCGAGAAGCTGAACAAGGATCAGGGAGTTGAGGACGAACTTGCAGCCTTGATGAAGCAGTATGAGAAGCAATAA
- a CDS encoding prenylated flavin chaperone LpdD: MPSEDFDPGDISLSETAVGQDILLLITGGVRHIGAASTAYIGENGAEVTTSVVPGHKEHTISESVAVKVAEALRRTVTVVMGIHYDDLSKEQIVRVVEIVERRVEQYLAGKK; the protein is encoded by the coding sequence GTGCCTTCGGAAGACTTTGATCCGGGCGATATCTCGTTGTCCGAAACGGCGGTGGGACAAGACATTCTGCTGCTGATTACGGGCGGAGTGCGGCATATCGGTGCCGCCAGCACTGCCTACATCGGAGAGAATGGCGCCGAGGTGACGACTTCGGTCGTTCCCGGGCATAAAGAGCACACGATCAGCGAATCGGTTGCCGTCAAAGTTGCCGAAGCGCTGCGGAGAACGGTAACGGTTGTCATGGGTATTCATTACGACGATCTGTCCAAAGAACAAATTGTACGGGTGGTGGAGATTGTAGAGCGCAGGGTGGAGCAATATTTGGCCGGCAAAAAATGA
- a CDS encoding dihydroorotate dehydrogenase — MIKNGDSSSLNTQLDLSANIAGITFKNPIVMASGTFGFGKEYAKYYDINELGGISGKGLTLQPKAGNQGTRVYETASGMLNSVGLENPGIPAFLEKECAYWETLDTARIVNLGGNTFEDYVTGAELIQQDADRRSDSGRKAVDMIELNISCPNVKEGGIAFGIRTCDARELVRAVRRATSLPLSVKLSPNAEDVADMALMCQEEGADAVSLINTISGMKIDVRRRRSVFNNLYAGLSGPAIKPIALRMVHQVAKRVEIPIIGMGGISSATDIIEFIMAGATVVQVGTYNFMNLRAGEDLLRDLRQFMIEENIYSLDEIRGIV, encoded by the coding sequence ATGATTAAAAACGGTGATTCGTCATCCCTGAACACACAGCTTGATTTGAGCGCCAATATTGCCGGCATCACGTTCAAGAATCCGATCGTTATGGCTTCCGGCACTTTCGGGTTCGGCAAGGAATATGCAAAATATTATGATATAAACGAACTCGGGGGCATTTCCGGCAAAGGGCTGACGCTTCAGCCCAAAGCGGGTAATCAGGGAACGCGTGTCTATGAGACGGCTTCGGGCATGCTGAACAGCGTCGGACTGGAGAATCCGGGGATTCCTGCGTTCTTGGAGAAAGAATGCGCGTACTGGGAGACGCTTGACACGGCCCGGATCGTGAATCTTGGGGGGAATACGTTCGAGGATTACGTCACCGGAGCGGAATTGATCCAGCAGGATGCCGACCGGCGGAGCGATAGCGGCCGCAAAGCGGTCGACATGATTGAACTGAACATTTCCTGCCCGAATGTAAAAGAAGGCGGGATCGCCTTCGGCATCAGAACATGCGACGCGCGCGAGCTGGTGCGGGCCGTCCGGCGGGCGACGAGCCTGCCTCTGTCGGTCAAGCTGTCCCCGAACGCGGAGGATGTCGCCGACATGGCGCTGATGTGCCAGGAAGAAGGAGCGGACGCCGTATCCCTCATCAATACAATCTCCGGCATGAAGATCGACGTGCGCCGCCGGCGCAGCGTGTTCAACAATCTGTATGCGGGTCTGTCCGGACCAGCTATTAAGCCAATTGCGCTAAGAATGGTGCACCAGGTCGCCAAGCGGGTGGAAATCCCGATTATCGGCATGGGCGGCATCTCTTCCGCGACGGATATTATCGAATTCATCATGGCGGGAGCGACAGTGGTTCAGGTCGGCACCTACAATTTTATGAATTTACGTGCGGGCGAAGACTTGCTTAGAGACCTGCGGCAGTTTATGATCGAAGAAAATATCTATTCTCTGGATGAAATCCGGGGCATTGTATAA
- a CDS encoding dihydroorotate dehydrogenase electron transfer subunit, translated as MGTVISNERLADNVYHLRVGGEYGGEMGQFYMLRAWGAYPVLSRPLSIHQVSDEGIDFLYHVVGEGTELFSQLTPGDSINLEGPFGSGFPAVTGRVALIGGGIGIAPLLYCARELPGSDVYLGFSREPYRTEEFRSHAARLTVDVGGLILDNVDFAEYDHVFVCGPHPMLKAAQLKGIAAATAGSNVNVYLSLENRMACGIGACLVCSVSCKDGQRKACADGPVFLAEEVVFHD; from the coding sequence GTGGGGACGGTTATTAGTAATGAGCGGCTGGCGGACAATGTCTACCATCTCCGGGTGGGCGGAGAATACGGCGGGGAAATGGGGCAATTCTACATGCTGCGGGCGTGGGGAGCCTATCCGGTCCTGTCCAGACCGCTGAGCATACATCAAGTTAGCGATGAAGGCATCGATTTTTTGTATCACGTTGTGGGAGAGGGAACCGAGCTGTTCTCGCAGCTGACTCCTGGAGATTCCATTAATCTGGAAGGCCCGTTCGGCAGCGGCTTTCCCGCCGTCACCGGACGGGTTGCGCTGATCGGGGGCGGTATCGGCATCGCGCCGCTGCTGTACTGTGCGCGCGAGCTTCCGGGCTCCGACGTGTACCTCGGCTTCAGCCGAGAGCCTTACCGGACGGAGGAGTTCCGTTCCCACGCCGCAAGACTTACGGTTGATGTCGGCGGACTCATTTTGGACAATGTCGATTTTGCGGAATATGACCATGTGTTCGTATGCGGACCGCATCCGATGCTTAAAGCGGCCCAGCTTAAAGGCATCGCCGCGGCTACCGCGGGAAGTAACGTGAATGTATATCTCTCGCTGGAGAACCGCATGGCCTGCGGAATCGGGGCCTGCCTCGTGTGCAGCGTATCCTGCAAGGACGGACAGCGGAAAGCCTGCGCGGACGGTCCGGTATTTTTGGCAGAGGAGGTGGTGTTCCATGATTAA
- a CDS encoding polysaccharide deacetylase family protein, producing the protein MFHVRFAKRISLGLICMLISCVLGCSAVSDTIRTEMDAAVPENQTVKSHTDCRAAMTAGEPLSCTAIKDEKTSAKRALSGDNDPASKPAAASPLSLGQLIRKYPDVIKTNGPRIKKIALTFDDVPDPRFTSQILDVLRKYRVKATFFIVGNRAAKHPYLVKRMVREGHSIGNHSYNHPQFGKLSVLQFRSQIVRSENIINKIAGFRPRLIRPPYGEINEQQLKWAKSHGYKLVNWSVDSLDWKGLPKEKVKRNILAHAGRGSIILQHGGGGAGSNLKGTIEALPEIIEALRRKGYTFVTVPEMLKVPEKK; encoded by the coding sequence ATGTTTCATGTCCGCTTTGCCAAAAGGATCAGTTTGGGCCTCATTTGTATGCTCATCAGCTGTGTATTAGGCTGTTCAGCCGTTTCCGATACGATTCGGACCGAGATGGATGCGGCGGTTCCGGAGAACCAAACCGTAAAGAGCCATACGGATTGCCGAGCTGCAATGACGGCAGGCGAACCCCTTTCGTGCACAGCTATAAAGGACGAGAAGACTTCGGCAAAGCGCGCACTCAGTGGAGACAATGACCCCGCCAGTAAACCCGCGGCCGCCTCACCGCTGTCCCTTGGCCAGCTGATTCGCAAATATCCGGATGTCATCAAGACGAACGGACCTAGAATCAAAAAGATTGCGCTCACGTTTGACGACGTCCCTGACCCCAGATTCACCTCGCAAATCTTGGATGTGCTCCGGAAATACCGGGTGAAAGCCACCTTTTTTATTGTAGGAAATCGTGCAGCCAAGCATCCCTATCTAGTTAAACGCATGGTAAGAGAAGGCCATAGCATTGGCAACCATTCTTATAACCATCCCCAATTCGGCAAGCTGAGTGTCCTGCAGTTCCGTTCCCAAATCGTACGATCGGAAAATATCATTAACAAAATTGCGGGATTCAGACCGAGGCTGATTCGCCCCCCCTACGGCGAAATAAACGAACAGCAGCTGAAGTGGGCGAAATCGCACGGCTATAAGCTGGTGAATTGGAGCGTTGACTCTCTAGATTGGAAAGGACTGCCCAAGGAAAAGGTGAAGCGCAATATTTTGGCTCATGCCGGCAGAGGCTCAATCATTCTTCAGCACGGCGGCGGCGGCGCAGGAAGCAATCTGAAAGGCACCATTGAGGCGCTGCCCGAGATCATTGAGGCGCTTCGCCGAAAAGGATACACTTTTGTGACCGTTCCGGAGATGCTTAAGGTGCCGGAGAAGAAATAG
- a CDS encoding 3D domain-containing protein — protein MKFRVSSVKSAAVILGLGALLMAAPAHAETIHIAGEKTTFYKVAKKYGVGVSALTKANPEVNPLNLYPGLRLVVPVSDTPSAPAKMQVLSKAQTTSLIEEQDLKTVEAWGKIFSYEKSLQVKATAYSSAASENGKWGAVDYFGNPLKLGTIAVDPDVIPLGTKVLVTGYSHPGLPKQAFVATASDKGSAIQGNRIDIFIPGSQSFVSEFGFQYVQLYVIK, from the coding sequence ATGAAATTCAGAGTGTCATCGGTTAAATCCGCCGCCGTCATTTTGGGCCTCGGAGCCCTGCTGATGGCTGCGCCTGCGCATGCCGAAACCATTCACATCGCCGGAGAAAAGACTACGTTCTACAAGGTAGCCAAGAAATATGGCGTAGGCGTCAGCGCGTTAACGAAAGCAAATCCCGAAGTAAATCCGCTTAATCTGTATCCAGGCCTGAGATTGGTCGTTCCCGTTTCGGACACGCCGTCCGCTCCCGCGAAAATGCAAGTCTTGAGTAAAGCACAGACGACATCGCTGATTGAGGAGCAGGATTTGAAGACGGTAGAGGCCTGGGGGAAAATATTCAGTTATGAGAAATCATTGCAGGTGAAAGCAACGGCCTACTCTTCTGCCGCGAGCGAGAACGGAAAATGGGGGGCTGTCGACTATTTCGGCAATCCGCTGAAGCTGGGCACAATCGCTGTCGATCCGGATGTCATTCCGCTTGGAACGAAGGTGCTTGTAACGGGATATTCCCATCCGGGACTTCCCAAACAGGCTTTTGTGGCAACCGCCTCCGATAAAGGAAGCGCTATTCAGGGCAACCGTATCGATATTTTTATTCCCGGAAGCCAGAGCTTCGTATCCGAATTCGGTTTCCAGTATGTGCAGCTGTACGTAATTAAATAG